The following coding sequences are from one Mycolicibacterium aichiense window:
- a CDS encoding LLM class F420-dependent oxidoreductase, with protein MRFGLFIPQGWRLDLAGIPTEKHWQVMRDLADHADAGPWDSLWVYDHFHTVPIPTDEATHEAWTLMAAYAATTSRIKLGQMCTAMSYRNPVYLAKVAATTDIISGGRVQMGIGGGWYEHEWRAYGYGFPSAGVRLARLDEGVQIMRDAWRDGKVSFTGRQYEFDGAIVAPKPLQENGIPMWIAGGGEKVTLKIAAKYAQYTNFTSEPDGFAHKSRVLSEHCREVGTDFDSIVRSANVNAILGTSADDVTARIKRVRDRLAGICGDAAADAMMTTVSAPGSAAGTPEQVIESLTALRELGCEYVICYFPEAAYDRSGIELFEREVMPALM; from the coding sequence ATGCGCTTCGGACTGTTCATCCCGCAGGGCTGGCGACTGGATCTGGCCGGCATTCCCACTGAAAAGCACTGGCAGGTAATGCGTGATCTGGCTGATCATGCCGACGCGGGCCCCTGGGACTCGCTCTGGGTCTACGACCACTTCCATACCGTGCCGATCCCGACCGACGAGGCCACCCACGAGGCGTGGACGCTGATGGCGGCTTATGCGGCGACGACCTCCCGCATCAAGCTCGGCCAGATGTGCACGGCGATGAGCTACCGCAACCCCGTCTACCTGGCCAAGGTGGCGGCCACCACCGACATCATCTCCGGCGGGCGTGTGCAGATGGGCATCGGCGGCGGCTGGTACGAGCACGAGTGGCGTGCCTACGGGTACGGCTTCCCCTCCGCCGGAGTGCGGTTGGCCCGACTCGACGAGGGTGTCCAGATCATGCGGGACGCCTGGCGCGACGGGAAGGTGAGCTTCACGGGCAGGCAATATGAGTTCGACGGCGCGATTGTCGCTCCGAAGCCGTTGCAGGAGAACGGAATTCCGATGTGGATTGCCGGTGGCGGCGAGAAGGTGACGCTCAAGATCGCGGCGAAGTACGCGCAGTACACGAATTTCACCTCCGAACCGGACGGTTTCGCGCACAAGTCGCGGGTGCTGTCCGAGCACTGCCGCGAGGTGGGCACGGATTTCGACTCGATCGTCCGCTCGGCCAACGTCAACGCGATTCTCGGCACGTCGGCCGACGATGTCACGGCGCGGATCAAGCGGGTTCGCGACCGGCTGGCCGGCATCTGCGGTGATGCGGCCGCCGACGCGATGATGACGACGGTCAGTGCGCCCGGGTCGGCGGCGGGCACGCCCGAGCAGGTCATCGAGAGCCTGACCGCGCTGCGAGAACTGGGCTGCGAGTACGTCATCTGCTACTTCCCGGAGGCGGCCTACGACCGGTCCGGCATCGAACTGTTCGAGCGTGAGGTGATGCCCGCGCTCATGTGA
- a CDS encoding Zn-ribbon domain-containing OB-fold protein, with the protein MQKALAPEISTWPADNPQLIGSECASCSAVVFPSQDRCPRCSAGGMNEVTLPRRGTLVAWTTQGFPPGAPYIGPTGKDFVPFGVGLVQLGLGEEAVVRVEGRLTENDPEKLKWGMDVELTMIPFATDADGNEVVTFAFAPVGA; encoded by the coding sequence ATGCAGAAGGCCCTGGCGCCCGAAATCTCCACTTGGCCCGCTGACAACCCGCAGCTGATCGGCAGTGAATGTGCCAGCTGTTCGGCTGTGGTCTTTCCGAGTCAGGACCGGTGCCCGCGGTGCAGTGCGGGCGGCATGAACGAGGTAACACTGCCGCGGCGTGGCACCCTGGTGGCCTGGACCACTCAGGGGTTCCCGCCCGGAGCGCCCTACATCGGCCCTACCGGAAAGGATTTCGTGCCGTTCGGCGTCGGCCTGGTGCAGCTCGGCCTGGGGGAAGAAGCCGTCGTGCGCGTCGAAGGCCGGCTCACCGAGAACGATCCGGAGAAGCTGAAGTGGGGCATGGACGTCGAGCTCACCATGATCCCGTTCGCGACCGACGCCGACGGCAATGAGGTCGTCACGTTCGCGTTCGCACCGGTGGGGGCGTGA
- a CDS encoding thiolase family protein: MSNDVAIIGVGLHPFGRFDKTAMQMGAEAIELALQDSGAQWKDIQFGFGGSYEVSNPDAVTRLVGLTGITFTNVFNACATAASAIQQTADTIRLGKYDIGIAVGLDKHPRGAFTDDPAKLALPQWYAENGQFVTTKFFGIKANRYIHDHGISEETLARVANKNFRNGVLNPNAFRRKEISVEEIMASPVLNYPLRQYMFCAPDEGAAAVVMCRADIAHRFTDKPVYVRASEIRTRTFGAYEVHGTSAPLDEDVSPTVYAAKAAYEQAGIGPEDIDIAQLQDTDAGAEIIHMAETGLCADGEQEKLLADGATEIGGSLPINTDGGLIANGEPIGASGLRQMHELVRQLRGEAGERQVPGNPRVGLAQVYGAPGTASATILSL, from the coding sequence ATGAGCAATGACGTTGCGATCATCGGCGTCGGCCTGCATCCGTTCGGCCGGTTCGACAAGACCGCCATGCAGATGGGTGCCGAGGCGATCGAGCTGGCACTGCAGGATTCGGGTGCGCAGTGGAAGGACATCCAGTTCGGTTTCGGCGGCAGCTATGAGGTGTCCAACCCCGACGCAGTGACGCGCCTGGTCGGCCTGACCGGCATCACGTTCACCAACGTCTTCAATGCCTGCGCCACCGCGGCGAGCGCGATCCAGCAGACCGCGGACACGATCCGGCTCGGCAAGTACGACATCGGCATCGCGGTGGGCCTGGACAAGCACCCGCGCGGCGCGTTCACCGACGACCCGGCCAAGCTGGCGCTGCCGCAGTGGTATGCCGAGAACGGGCAGTTCGTCACCACAAAGTTCTTCGGTATCAAGGCCAACCGGTACATCCATGATCACGGCATCTCCGAGGAGACGCTGGCGCGGGTGGCCAACAAGAACTTCCGCAACGGTGTGCTGAATCCGAATGCCTTCCGCCGCAAGGAGATCTCCGTTGAGGAGATCATGGCCTCGCCGGTGCTGAACTACCCGCTGCGGCAGTACATGTTCTGCGCTCCCGATGAGGGTGCCGCCGCGGTGGTCATGTGCCGCGCCGACATCGCGCACCGCTTCACCGACAAGCCGGTCTACGTGCGCGCCAGCGAGATTCGTACCCGGACCTTCGGCGCCTACGAGGTGCACGGCACCTCGGCCCCGCTCGACGAGGACGTGTCGCCGACCGTCTACGCCGCCAAGGCGGCCTATGAGCAGGCCGGGATCGGTCCCGAGGACATCGACATCGCGCAGCTGCAGGACACCGATGCCGGTGCCGAGATCATCCACATGGCCGAGACCGGTCTGTGCGCCGACGGCGAGCAGGAGAAGCTGCTGGCCGACGGGGCCACCGAGATCGGTGGCTCGCTGCCGATCAACACCGATGGTGGCCTGATCGCCAACGGTGAGCCGATCGGTGCGTCGGGTCTGCGGCAGATGCACGAGCTGGTGCGACAGCTGCGCGGCGAGGCCGGCGAACGTCAGGTGCCGGGCAACCCCCGGGTGGGCTTGGCGCAGGTG